In Acidimicrobiales bacterium, the following are encoded in one genomic region:
- a CDS encoding CaiB/BaiF CoA-transferase family protein, which produces MTGPLSGIKVLEFQGIGPGPFAAMILSDFGADVVRIDRSKNVIGGDPEAPPADVLSRGRRSIGIDLKSPDGVEAVLSLVEQADVVVEGFRPGVMERLGLGPDVCLGRNPRLVYGRMTGWGQEGPYAPAAGHDINYIALAGALEPIGRKGQPPLPPLNLVGDFGGGGMLLALGVCAALTERATSGEGQVVDAAMVDGAALLMTFIHAMTAMGVWGPERGTNMLDTGAHFYDVYETADGKYVSIGSIEPQFYAELLKLTGLEGQDDLPYQHDRAQWPAMKERLAAIFKAKTRDEWCEIMEHTDVCFAPVLTPAEAPQHPHNVQRGTFQEVAGIVQPSPAPRFSRTPGGIAGPPAHAGQHTHEVLVEWGFDPNRIAKLREIGAIA; this is translated from the coding sequence GTGACTGGACCCCTCTCCGGCATCAAGGTCCTCGAGTTCCAGGGCATCGGCCCGGGCCCGTTCGCCGCCATGATCCTGAGCGACTTCGGGGCCGATGTCGTGCGCATCGATCGGTCGAAGAACGTGATCGGCGGCGACCCCGAGGCCCCTCCAGCCGACGTGCTGAGCCGCGGCCGGCGCTCGATCGGCATCGACTTGAAGTCGCCCGACGGTGTCGAGGCCGTGCTGTCGCTGGTCGAGCAAGCCGACGTGGTGGTGGAAGGTTTCCGGCCCGGCGTCATGGAGCGCCTCGGGCTCGGGCCTGATGTGTGCCTGGGGCGGAACCCGCGGTTGGTCTACGGCCGCATGACCGGGTGGGGCCAGGAAGGGCCCTACGCGCCGGCGGCGGGGCACGACATCAACTACATCGCGCTCGCCGGCGCCCTCGAGCCGATCGGCCGCAAGGGTCAGCCGCCCCTCCCGCCGCTCAACCTGGTCGGCGACTTCGGTGGTGGCGGCATGCTGCTCGCCCTCGGGGTGTGCGCGGCGCTGACGGAGCGGGCCACCTCGGGCGAGGGCCAAGTGGTCGACGCGGCCATGGTCGACGGCGCCGCGCTGCTGATGACCTTCATCCACGCCATGACCGCCATGGGCGTGTGGGGGCCCGAGCGAGGCACCAACATGCTCGACACCGGCGCCCACTTCTACGACGTGTACGAGACCGCCGATGGCAAGTACGTGTCGATCGGGTCGATCGAGCCGCAGTTCTACGCCGAGCTGCTGAAGCTCACGGGTCTCGAGGGCCAAGACGACCTGCCGTACCAGCACGACCGTGCCCAGTGGCCGGCCATGAAGGAGCGACTCGCCGCGATCTTCAAGGCGAAGACCCGCGACGAGTGGTGCGAGATCATGGAGCACACCGACGTGTGCTTCGCCCCGGTGCTCACGCCCGCCGAGGCGCCCCAGCACCCCCACAACGTCCAGCGCGGCACGTTCCAGGAAGTGGCCGGCATCGTGCAGCCGTCGCCCGCGCCGCGCTTCAGCCGCACGCCCGGCGGGATCGCCGGCCCGCCTGCCCACGCGGGTCAGCACACCCACGAGGTGCTCGTCGAGTGGGGGTTCGACCCGAACCGCATCGCCAAGCTGCGCGAGATCGGGGCGATCGCCTGA
- a CDS encoding alpha/beta hydrolase, with amino-acid sequence MAYAQGDGVELYYEVAGPDDGVPLLLVNGLGSQMVTWPPDLVDAFTDRGFRVISFDNRDVGRSTWLREHDGKVMPMIADAFRGKPVDAPYRLADLACDAVAVLDAVGVDQAHLFGTSMGGMIVQQMAIDHPERVASLTSAISTTGDPDVGQPHDGMVKVLYERAPEEREANIAHQVEVSRQIGSPSDFDEAWARRKAELQFDRGLNPEGVGRQLLAVGVSPSRTEALGRVAVPALVIHGDVDPLVDVSGGRRTAEAIPGAELLEVNGMGHDLPPSQWAPIIDAVTRLAARVADPS; translated from the coding sequence ATGGCATACGCCCAGGGGGACGGGGTCGAGCTGTACTACGAGGTCGCAGGGCCTGATGACGGCGTTCCCTTGCTGCTCGTCAACGGTCTCGGGTCGCAGATGGTGACGTGGCCGCCCGACCTGGTCGATGCGTTCACCGACCGTGGGTTCCGGGTCATCTCGTTCGACAACCGCGACGTCGGCCGGTCCACCTGGTTGCGAGAGCACGACGGCAAGGTCATGCCGATGATCGCCGACGCCTTCCGCGGCAAGCCGGTCGACGCGCCGTACCGCTTGGCCGACTTGGCGTGCGATGCCGTGGCGGTGCTCGACGCGGTCGGTGTCGACCAGGCGCACCTGTTCGGCACGTCGATGGGCGGCATGATCGTGCAGCAGATGGCCATCGACCATCCCGAACGCGTCGCGTCGCTCACCTCGGCCATCTCCACCACCGGCGACCCCGATGTCGGCCAGCCGCACGACGGCATGGTCAAGGTGCTGTACGAACGGGCGCCAGAGGAGCGCGAGGCCAACATCGCGCACCAGGTCGAGGTCAGCCGCCAGATCGGCAGCCCGTCCGACTTCGACGAGGCCTGGGCGCGCCGCAAGGCCGAGCTCCAGTTCGACCGCGGTCTCAACCCCGAAGGCGTCGGTCGCCAACTCCTCGCGGTGGGCGTGTCGCCGTCGCGCACCGAGGCCCTGGGCCGCGTCGCGGTGCCCGCCCTCGTGATCCACGGCGATGTCGACCCGCTCGTCGACGTGAGCGGTGGTCGCCGCACGGCGGAGGCCATCCCCGGCGCGGAGCTGCTCGAGGTCAACGGCATGGGCCACGACCTCCCGCCCTCGCAATGGGCGCCGATCATCGACGCCGTCACCCGTCTCGCGGCCCGGGTCGCCGACCCGAGCTGA